DNA from Prunus persica cultivar Lovell chromosome G6, Prunus_persica_NCBIv2, whole genome shotgun sequence:
tctgtcTCTTCCCTAACTGTTCTCTGCTAATCATCTTTAGACGAGGCAGCCGTCGCCATGATGAACACTCCCAAGCACACCTTACACAAGGTCACCAATACAAGAAAGGAAATGATAGCCTTACTGCCCAGCACCCAATCAAGAGGTGGTGGAGAAAAGAAGGGGAAGAAGACCTCTCTTTCCTAAGTTCATTGGTTAGGTTTGTAGTTTGTGTTGCTTTCTATCTTGTTGGagctttaaagaaaatatggtGGACAAGTCTTTATTCTTAGTTGTTATGTTAAACATTGAATTGTTCTGGACAATCTTTTTCTGATCAATTGAGATTTGAGttataattcaaaaaaataaaaaataaaaatctatcTTGATGCTTTGTTTCTCTCGCTTCATTCAGAATAGACATTCATTCACTctctgttttctctctctatcaggtaatggtggtggttgtgATGGAAATGTGTTATGAGAAATAATAACGGGTTAGCATAacttaattaacaaattatcaGTAGTAACTCTgacaacaaaaagaaggagaatgagaatgagagatTGATTAAGAGAAAAATGTTCATTCTACACGAgggatttcaaattttttgagaAAGAATGAGAGAAAGATCAAGaagtttttttggtctgataaAAGAAAGAGTTTAGCAGAAAGTGTTGATGAAGAGaaataggagagagagaaagaaaaattgtgataGAAATTTACCTCTCtgagaaaatagagagaggagagagaaaaacattttaatttatttttcatgtcaaAAAATTATGTCATATTTTATCTCGTCTGTTAATCTAATGGCCccaaaaattgtgtcaaaaatATGGTGCCACAGATCCGTCCGATCATATGCTTTCTCATCCTCTCGAGGTGTTCTATTTGTTGGTTGTGTTATTTAGGATTGATTTCTGCGTTTAAGTTGTCAAATAAGCGATGgaaatttggccaattttcgGCCTCCGATTCTGGCCACTTCCGGTgaatttttggggtaggtccaagaacaaacgTTGCTCAACTCTAGGTGATGATCATGTAGGTATAAGTTTTGCCCGTCGGTTTAGAGATTTTTCGATCGCCGGAATCACTTTGGGTACCCACGCTCTGTCGGCGCGTGGGCCACTATTTGGTTGGTCTTAGGCTCCTAAAATACTCCTCATGTCGTCCCGAGCACGACGGAATGCTCGGATACAAATTTGAATATCGTTTGATAGTCGATCAGATATCGCATATTAGGCGTTATTCGGTTCGATATGTTCGGGCCATTGGATCGACttcaatttaatatatgttaatctagacacctctaggatcgtgtaaAAATTCGCAATTCGCAAATCGGAACCCCAGATGTTCCAATTCAATAAGGTAAAATTGCGTTTTACGATAATCGTCCGATCATACGATTGTGAGCGATCTGACTATTCGATTAGGACCAAACTTGCATGGTAGGTTTAGAAGAGTGTGTTGAACCTATAGGAACTCCCGGATTGGTGATCAAAGGTCGTGGGCCTCGTGGGCCcggttgaccaagtttgggcAGTTtaacccttggttgaccgtgagtcttccaAGGTAGTTTCACctttgaaaatttggaataTATGATTATTAAGAAGTGAGTTgacatttattttaaatatgcaTTATTTTAAATGATTAAAGGAATATgcatgaaatatattttggaatAAAGATTGAGAAATTTGTATATAGTTATATTAGTAATATTTAATTGGGAAATTGTTCGAATTATTTTGGCTATGAATTTATGTGTTATGTCAAATTATTTGTGGATAGGTTTGGATGAATTTTTGGTGGATTgggattaaataaataatgttgattattttgaaaattatatagTTACACTATGTTAAGTACCATCCCTTAGATACTGGATTTtccacacgtggcgttggaaatTCCGGCGTGTGAAAAAATATGTGATTATTAGAtctcacacgtggcgttgaaATATTCCGGCGTGTGAGACATTGTGATTTGTTATGGATTATCACAAGTGGTGTTAGAGAATTCAGCGTGTGATAATGTGGTCTGCGCGCGTGGAACTTAGTATATTAGCCACGTGCCatttttccttaattttggAAAAGAGGATATTGTATTCGGTGTGATGTCGGAATTTCCACAAGATTCGTCTTGGGTTCCGAGGAATTCGGGGCGAGTCCTGTCAACCatcttaaaagaaaatgagatgCATCAGAATTTGCAATAATCTTCAGGCTTGATATATTTTTGAACTCCAGGCCAAaaatatcttatatattttacCCGAAACTTCAGGTTCGGGATCTAAGACATTAAGCCATTTATTAATAGTTACTTCAGGCCCTATAATTGTTTAAGGAACTTCAGGCCCTCATTATTCATGTATATTAACTGAAAATAAAGTGCGATAAATAAATTTGCtagtatggacgataaacccgtaCCATTcttaaatgtaaatgtgcgataaaatAAGTTCGTAAAGTAAATTACTTGttgtatgagggttaattccgcaccatactttaaataaatgtaaatgttcGTAAAGTAAATTACTTGttgtatgagggttaattccgcaccatactttaaataaatgtaaatgtgcgataaagtaaattaCTTGCTGCATGGGggttaattccgcaccatactttaaataaatgtaaatgtgcgataaagtaaattaCTTGCTGCATGGGggttaattccgcaccatactttaaataaatataaacatacgATAAAGTAAATTACTTGCTGTATGGGggttaattccgcaccatactttaaataaaagtaaatgtggttgtgtggacgataaacccgcgccacacttttaaataaatactattgtatgggtaataaacctacaccatacagtaaacaaagtaaatgtggggataaaaccaccacctaatatatatgaagtatataacatattatatattgtgGGCAATATAACTGCGCCACTATTCAAGATATAATAAGATGGGTTTTAAGatcacaccatcatttttATTACAATAATATGTGTTATAACGAGATGGGCAATGAAAATTACACCACCATAAAATAACAGAATAGGGTATAAAACGCACCATTCCAAATTACAgtacgaaaaaataaattaaacaaacatgGATGAAGCAACATAAGAATtgtgaaaatacaaaaaagaaagtttgcatGTCGTTGTAGTAGTAAAGTGAGAGGAGACATATGGCAGAGAAGAGACAGATAAATAACCACATAGTGTTGAGCTGAGAAAATTTAGAAGTAAAAGGGAGAGACTAttgtgctgataacgtgttataaaaataataatcagaGTATGAAAAATACCACTGAATAAAATAGGATTGTATTTGCTCTTATGATTTTTATACTGACAGAACTTTCCCATTCTGATAAAACTCTTCTAAGATAAAGCTCTTACACtctcaaatttctctctctctattttctcttTGGATTAGTGGTGTTCTACAAGTGAATGAGggaagcctatttatagacaAATTGGATGACTTCCCATACATCTTCAAAGTCTTCTTTTCCCAacatcatcattttcttattttctttgtgtGGGCTCCATCTACTCCCTTTACAACAATCAcatgtttatttgttttcttcaagatAAATAAACTCATCTCATGTTGTTTGAACCAGAGATGCTCATTGCCTTCATGTTATAATGAGCCGACTGTAAACTTTGACCATCTTGACTTCAAATGGCCTGCCCATTTGGGCCTATGGAGTGGTCAAAAAGGTCAAAGCTAGCTTTAGCCATACTCTATTTTTGATACATGGAAGCCCAAGGTCCTAGCAGATATAGGAGGGGCTTGCATAGCTTGCATTGCATGTGCCTTGCTTAATGGCCCCAGGTCATATTGTTAATGGGCCTCCATGGCAGCTTAGAAGCTTTTAGAATAGTTTCTGGTCTTATAAGGCCATGAGCCTCCACTATATGAGCCAGCCAAGAGTGAAATGAATCAATTTATCTTTTAAtggatttcctttttcttttacatttATCTTTTAACTCCAACTTAGAATTCTATGATCACATGTTAAACTAAGTTGTTGGATTGATGTAGTTATGTAAGCAAACTGAccataattcatattttttttctatttaactCCCGATTAGTAGGGTCTAGACTAATGAAAAATGACCTTAACTTGTATACAAGTAGTCTCAGATTTGAACTCTAAAAACACCTTGATAATATGTGTGAAACTctctattataatttagactatcacttatattgaagaaaaacaaaaacaaaaactcccGGCCCAGTTTcaaggagaagagaagaatcACAATTTGGATCAATTGATCATCATTCAGCAATGCATGCAACAAACTTTTGACCCATTTGTCGGGCTTAGACTTTGAGATGGATCTAAATTATGGGAGTTGAATCATTCGGAAGTTgaacttaaaaaaaagaaaaagaaaaaaggaagaaggcaTTTTGACCTGTGCAAGAGAAATGGATGGGGAACTGGATGGCCCATTATTTACTCACTCTTAACTTGAAACAATTTTGACATTTTATGGTTCTCTGAaaaattttatacaaaagaaaaagaaaagattcaaACATAATAATGTCTTATCAATTACGAGGGGGAATTCAAACTTAAAACCACTTAAAACGTTAAAAAGATCTGTAGCACAAGTCCTCAAATGCTAGTCGGCAACAGATTAGTAATGAAATGAGTTTATTAGACTCTAAAAGTAAGAAGTTAGTAACTACTCTTTAGTCTAgcaatttgtttctttctaaTGTTAGAAGAAATTCCATATTCGAATTATCTCTCGCTTAAAAAGCACGTGTCctaaaagaaattataaaaattccTATATTCTCCGTTCACCTACGCAACTTTAATGTCTATCTTCAtctttatctttatcttttacCAGCTTGATACACACAAGTGCTAAACTTAATCCCAAAATTTCTCTGCATATAATTTCTAAAATTCAACCCACAACATGCACGTGtacttaaaacaaaacaaaaagtaactaATACTAATACACGAGTGgagcaaaaaaaataaacgaGAAACCTTTTaaccaaacaaagaaagaaagaaacctaATAAGCACGGATGCGAATATCGAATCAAAATCCTCCGTGCATTTTACACACATGTCTCTTGCGCGTGAAATTCTGGCGGTCGCACGGCAGTGCATGATCAGCGATGCACAGTCAATCCATGCGAAAATGTTGACTTTGACTGCATttacatttttattattatttgtttctttttctccacACAAATGCCACAACCAACCTTTCCAATTGGGTATTTTTACACCACATATTACGCCGGACTCTCACacgaaaaatgaagaaattattCATTATAATATATCAGAAAagtattttgtttaaaactccaaatccaaattacttccaaattttctctaAAATTCACCTTAAATATTGGTTATTTATCCAACAAAGTAGAACTTATACTATATGTTGACATTTTGAGGATATGTTCATGACTATAGCAGCAGCTAGTTAGTTATCAACCCATTGAAAACTAAAGGGTCAAGTATGATGAAAGTTGAATTAACCACTAATTATAGGTTGATTATTTTGGGTTAAATATCATGGtcaaaccatttttttttactaattcAGTAAACTTGCAGCCTTGCACTTTTATGCATGTGTCAGTGTCACCTATAAGAAAACTTATATATGAACCTGCATGATCGAGGTATTATTATTAGAATATTACAATATTTGAAGTTCTGCCTTGTTTGCTTCCTATCCAAAATCTTAGTATACCCACTTTCTAGGGTCATATGTATGCTAAAGGAGGAAAACTAACCAAGAAGACCTTTATGTTCAAGCATATATGTATGTAGGATGCTTTTCCTTTTGGATTCTTCAACAAATAGGCACATAGAATGGTATATTTACATAAAAGGATATCAAACTTTTCCTTCGGCAGATGCAGATATGAACTTAATTAAGTTGGCTGGAacggaaataaataaaatgaaaatgataaagtGTTGAGAAAGCACTTGCATATGGGTTAGGTTAGGTAGTAGGAGAATAATTAAGCTGTTATATATGTCTGAGTTTTTTTATTGCCACAAAGATTTGGAAGATGCTTGCTTCTAGATTTGCATGGCTGGTGGACAATGCCCCTTTAACACGGTATACGTCTATGAGATGACTCATGCATCTTCTAGATTGCACGACTTTTGTAAATATCTCAGTACCATCCTTCTCCCACCACTTGTCacttaaattaaaagaaaaacctacCATTAATGCATGTCATGTGTACCTCAAATTTCACACCATACAAACAATTGCATTCTTTGTTGCTAGAAAATGGCCACTTCCAATTTTTGCATCTATTAAACAAGAAAACACTATCCTATTTGGTGTGGATAATCCTCAAGAAGAAATTTGGGGTTCCTAACTTTTAATATGAACCGGCTGATATTATATTGGACAAAACAATCATGTTACTTTcaaagttttaatttaaatcgtctaattttatttagagTATCGTACAAGTTAATAAGTTATATACTCTTAACTCTTAGCACCTAAGTATCTACTAATGGACcacattattattttatgctcTTAATTATGCATAGCTTAATGTAGTTTATCTAACTCTTCTCTATTCTTTTTAGAAATTATGGAAttacattcataattcaatcaaaaaagtCACTAACAGCAAATGACCAATACAAACTAGGCATAAAtggccaatacaaactagccacaaaaagggcattacaataacggaacgatctaatatcaaaattgagACAATTTAGTGTACATCCACTAACGATCATGCATGatcgaaatttttttgacaTAGGTATCTCAACTAAAATTGCAAACTCAGAACAATTAAATAGAGTTAAAGCTTgaaaaaccaagccataacaatacaaataaaactcttataaaaataaaggtagaaaactctcacaaaaagAGAGGTAAAACTcccctctttttattttgtcatcttaaatttttaataaacGTAGGTACTTATTGAAAGCGAAAAGGAACCATATAGTTATGAAATATTtaaaccaaaatttcaaataattgcaataataataataataataataatacggaaattgttaattttttacaaTATAAGTATATTCTAATAACTCATCAAATTAACATTTATATAATTGGTGGCGTATAAGAGAGGAGCAGATATTGAATTAGTTGAGGACATCCATATCAACCGTTAGAGTGGATAGATGATTGGAtatgtattttaaataatGGGGATATTAATTATATTGGCTTAcatacaattaattaatttaaaatatttaatttagttATTTCTTAAATCGCCTCCGCTATTAAAACtagcatataaaaataaataaataaaactataGCCGCCAACCAGTCAAACCCACGAGCTTTGaccagaaaaaaatataaataaaaaacaaaagaaaatttaaaagaaaaaaaagaaagaaaatggcaAAATATTCAACGGTCAAAGCTCCCCTGAGCTTCTGAGAAAGCTCCCCAGTACAAAGAAGAGCCTTATGCGATACGTGaccatcttctcttctccacaatctcttattattattatccatTTTCAACACACAAAAAAGCTCTCTCTTTCACTAAactcaattctctctctctctccttctctttatGGCCTCCTCTTCTGGGAGCTTAGACACTTCTGCAAATTCACACCCAACCTTCACTTTCTCGACGCACCCGTTCATGACCACCTCCTTCTCTGATCTCTTAGCCTCTGGCACAGATGAAGACCCCAGCACCAACACCACAGCTCGACATGTTGGCCATGGCGGGCTAGCAGATCGAATAGCAGAACGTACTGGGTCTGGTGTGCCCAAATTCAagtctcttcctcctccttcgCTGCCCATTTCTCCTCCCTCCGTTTCTCCCTCTTCTTACTTCGCAATCCCAGCTGGGTTGAGCCCAGCTGAGCTTCTTGACTCTCCTGTCCTCCTAAGCACTTCAAACGTATGTATATGTTATGTGTATTTTGAATATCTGTTTTCTTGGGTTTTGCAACATGCTCTGTTTGGGTTTCGAGAAAATTGGaataaagggaaagaaaagttaaaaaagaagTAGATATTTTTCATTTCCCTTGAGACCAAATGATTGGACTTTGCTAACAAGGTTTTAACTTTGAGTCAAAGTCTTCTGGTTTTTTTAACTGTTCTTTTTGAGTTTGATAATTTTGCTGCTTaattgttgggttttgtttgttcttcaattttgttttgatgtttttACTAATGggtatttcttgttttgtgttATTGTTGGCAGATTCTTCCATCTCCAACTACCGGAAGTTTTGCAGCTCAGGCCTTTTGGAAGGCCAATTCTGGAAACAACCAGCAGATTGTTAAACAGGAAAGCAAGAACTACTCAGATTTCTCTTTCCAAACACAAACAAGACCCCTCACTTCATCATCAACAATGTTTCAATCTACTAACAGCACAATTCAAACTGTATGTGGTGTGttatttgttcaattttcacttgtttatttttctttatagaTATTCTGaattgtttactaatttgtTGCTTTTCTTTCAGGCACAAGAACAGGCATGGAGTAACAGTTACTTTCAGGCACAAGAACCCCAAAAGCAAGATGATTTTTCCTCAGGGAAGAGTATGgtgaaacctgaatatggttCTGTGCAGAGCTTCTCATCTGGAATGGCCACCAATATCCAAAATATTAGTCAGGCCAATGGTGGTTTCCAATCTGAGTATAGCAACTACAACCACCAACAATCTCAGACCTTGAGCAGGAAGTCAGATGATGGGTTCaattggagaaaatatggTCAAAAACAAGTGAAGGGAAGTGAAAATCCAAGAAGCTATTACAAGTGTACTTACCCCAATTGCCCAACTAAGAAGAAAGTAGAGAGGTCTTTGGATGGGCAAATCACTGAGATAGTTTACAAGGGCAACCATAACCATCCCAAGCCACAGAATACTAGAAGATCATCATCAAATTCTTCTCATGCAATTCAGGCTTCTAATCCCAACACCAATGAAATCCCAGATCAGTCTTTTGCCAATCATGGTAACTCACAAATGGATTCCATTGGAACTCCAGAAAATTCATCCATTTCGATGGGAGATGATGATTTTGAACAGAGTTCTCAGAAAAGCAAGTCAGGAGGAGGGGATGaatttgatgaagatgaaCCTAATGCCAAAAGATGGTAAGTTTGATTTATTAAATGCATGAACAatattttgtgtttgatgAGTTAAGTTGAAGTATTTCCATTgagttttttgggttttttgtgtgtgattAATTAGTGATTTTCCATGATTATGCAGGAAAAAGGAAGTTGATAATGAAGGTATTTCAGCTCCTGGGAGCAGAACAGTGAGAGAGCCTAGAGTTGTAGTTCAAACAACCAGTGATATTGATATTCTAGATGATGGGTACAGATGGAGGAAGTACGGGCAGAAGGTGGTAAAGGGCAATCCAAATCCAAGGTAAAGCTCCTCTTAGTTATGATTTTGATATATACTTTTTCGAACTTTTGAAAGATGGATTGCTTTGATAATTCAATATTATTATTGCCATTGTTCAATCTCTACCTAATTGGACACTCTTCCCGGAAAACATATCACTAAATTAAGTCTCATTTTGTAAAGaagatataaaaaaagtgCCAGACAAAGTGGATTCTTTATATGTACCTTCTTCTAGATAACATCttagtttctttttaaaaagacaCTTTCTTCTAAAGTTTGCTTTTGATGTGTGTGAATGCTGTAAATTTTCACTTCTTccttttggaaaaagtataTTTCCTTTAAGAAACTAGATTCTATAACTTGTTTGCTAAATGGggtgtgttttatttttgaaattgcAGGAGCTACTACAAGTGCACAAATCCAGGATGTCCAGTGAGAAAGCATGTTGAGAGAGCTTCTCATGATCTTAGAGCTGTGATCACAACCTATGAAGGAAAGCACAACCATGATGTTCCGGCAGCTCGTGGCAGCGGCAGCCATGCTTCTGTCAATAGGGCTCTaccaaacaacaacaacaatgtaGCCACAGCAATGAGGCCTGTGGCCCATCAAACTAACAACTTAAGGCAACAAACATCAGAAGGGCAACAAGCACCCTTTACCCTAGAGATGTTGCAGAGCCCCGAGAGTTTCGGATTTGCAGGGTTTGATAACTCTATGGGGTTATACATGAACCAAGCGCAGCTCAATGAGAACATGTTTTCTAAAACCAAGGAGGAGCCAAGAGATGATGCATTTTTTGAATCATTGCTAtgctgataaaaaaaaaaaaaccgataGTCATTACAATAAGCGCACACACAGTCAGGTTCATTCCATTcattgcttctttcttttttggttttttgtgtttgtacATTCTTTTACAGGGATTGATTGTAAATTCAAAACTTGTATGGGCGTAGAAAGAAGTTTCTTaatatcttattattattattataattgttTTGGGGCTTTCTTTGCTAGCTCAGTtagggagcctcaattcaattttttttgtaccCATATGTTTCATTTTAGCTCATAGTGTATAACAacgaatttgaattttatctTGATGTTCTTGCattcagctctctctctctctctctctctctcctcagaccGAATTGCCAATTATCATTCAGCAACATCTGTACAAGTTGTGAGGCCCATTTTTAAACTTAAGTGACCACAAACTCTCAGGCCATGGCTTTTAATTAGATATGCAATTGTCATCAGTTACATCTTAAGCAGAGGTTTGAATGGGTCAAATATGTCGGAGCTGGACATTACATTACTTAGTGCACAAGTTGGTCAAGGTCAAATTTGtatactttctttcttttttatattcacaCATGGAGTCTTCTGGGTAGGTCGCTTGGTGGGCCTAACTTGTATTATGCCGCGTTCACAGTAATTGGGTCATGGGTGGTATAATATAGCCATTCTGGTCTATTCCATGGCAATTTGCTTTTAGTTAAATTGCACAAATCCTCTTTCGTTTCGGTAATGTAGCTCATATGTCAACGTTGCTCGtatgacaaaaaaagaaagtaa
Protein-coding regions in this window:
- the LOC18772623 gene encoding WRKY transcription factor WRKY24, producing the protein MASSSGSLDTSANSHPTFTFSTHPFMTTSFSDLLASGTDEDPSTNTTARHVGHGGLADRIAERTGSGVPKFKSLPPPSLPISPPSVSPSSYFAIPAGLSPAELLDSPVLLSTSNILPSPTTGSFAAQAFWKANSGNNQQIVKQESKNYSDFSFQTQTRPLTSSSTMFQSTNSTIQTAQEQAWSNSYFQAQEPQKQDDFSSGKSMVKPEYGSVQSFSSGMATNIQNISQANGGFQSEYSNYNHQQSQTLSRKSDDGFNWRKYGQKQVKGSENPRSYYKCTYPNCPTKKKVERSLDGQITEIVYKGNHNHPKPQNTRRSSSNSSHAIQASNPNTNEIPDQSFANHGNSQMDSIGTPENSSISMGDDDFEQSSQKSKSGGGDEFDEDEPNAKRWKKEVDNEGISAPGSRTVREPRVVVQTTSDIDILDDGYRWRKYGQKVVKGNPNPRSYYKCTNPGCPVRKHVERASHDLRAVITTYEGKHNHDVPAARGSGSHASVNRALPNNNNNVATAMRPVAHQTNNLRQQTSEGQQAPFTLEMLQSPESFGFAGFDNSMGLYMNQAQLNENMFSKTKEEPRDDAFFESLLC